A genomic stretch from Falco cherrug isolate bFalChe1 chromosome 1, bFalChe1.pri, whole genome shotgun sequence includes:
- the CDK2AP1 gene encoding cyclin-dependent kinase 2-associated protein 1 isoform X3: protein MATSAQYRQLINDYGPPSLGYTQGMQGTSSSQVPQSKYAELLAIIEELGKEIRPTYAGSKSAMERLKRGIIHARGLVRECLAETERNARS, encoded by the exons ATGGCAACATCTGCGCAATATAGACAGCTTATAAATGACTACGGACCCCCATCTCTAGGCTATACACAAGGGATGCAG GGTACCAGCAGCAGTCAAGTACCGCAAAGCAAATATGCAGAACTTCTAGCTATCATAGAAGAATTAGGGAAAGAGATTAGACCCACGTACGCTGGGAGTAAAAGTGCGATGGAGAGGCTAAAAAGAG GCATTATTCATGCTAGAGGATTAGTTCGGGAATGCTTGGCTGAGACGGAACGAAATGCAAGATCCTAG
- the CDK2AP1 gene encoding cyclin-dependent kinase 2-associated protein 1 isoform X2 yields MQAAGSVHSPSTSMATSAQYRQLINDYGPPSLGYTQGMQGTSSSQVPQSKYAELLAIIEELGKEIRPTYAGSKSAMERLKRGIIHARGLVRECLAETERNARS; encoded by the exons ATGCAGGCTG CTGGGAGTGTTCACTCTCCCTCCACAAGTATGGCAACATCTGCGCAATATAGACAGCTTATAAATGACTACGGACCCCCATCTCTAGGCTATACACAAGGGATGCAG GGTACCAGCAGCAGTCAAGTACCGCAAAGCAAATATGCAGAACTTCTAGCTATCATAGAAGAATTAGGGAAAGAGATTAGACCCACGTACGCTGGGAGTAAAAGTGCGATGGAGAGGCTAAAAAGAG GCATTATTCATGCTAGAGGATTAGTTCGGGAATGCTTGGCTGAGACGGAACGAAATGCAAGATCCTAG
- the CDK2AP1 gene encoding cyclin-dependent kinase 2-associated protein 1 isoform X1, with product MIYCIVGVNITDGHICRCCYCCKQPKVSGRHGDASLNFRTLLLLPLAMSLGMSYKPNLNAHIPGTPLNPAGSVHSPSTSMATSAQYRQLINDYGPPSLGYTQGMQGTSSSQVPQSKYAELLAIIEELGKEIRPTYAGSKSAMERLKRGIIHARGLVRECLAETERNARS from the exons ATGATATATTGCATTGTGGGTGTCAATATAACTGACGGCCATATTTGCCGGTGCTGCTACTGCTGTAAACAACCCAAAGTGTCTGGGAGACACGGAGACGCTTCACTGAATTTCAGGACGCTTCTCCTCCTCCCGCTGGCCATGTCTCTGGGAATGTCTTACAAGCCCAACTTGAACGCCCACATCCCCGGGACTCCTCTCAACCCGG CTGGGAGTGTTCACTCTCCCTCCACAAGTATGGCAACATCTGCGCAATATAGACAGCTTATAAATGACTACGGACCCCCATCTCTAGGCTATACACAAGGGATGCAG GGTACCAGCAGCAGTCAAGTACCGCAAAGCAAATATGCAGAACTTCTAGCTATCATAGAAGAATTAGGGAAAGAGATTAGACCCACGTACGCTGGGAGTAAAAGTGCGATGGAGAGGCTAAAAAGAG GCATTATTCATGCTAGAGGATTAGTTCGGGAATGCTTGGCTGAGACGGAACGAAATGCAAGATCCTAG